The genomic DNA CATAGCGAATCTTGCCTCCCCTTTAGCATATTCGTAAAATTTCCTATTTGCATCCATGATGGAATCATACAGATGCATATTCTTTTTTTGCGGCCAAGATATTTGAAAATTCTTTTTGCGATCCAAATACATTCGACCGTCGGCGGAATCGATTCCCATGCAAAGCAAGACCAGCGATGAATATGATAAATTTCCTTTTAACGATTCTCCCAATAGAAATCCGATTTTACCGAATATTTTTCCGTCAAGTACCCTGCGGATCAACTGGCCCATTATAAAAAAAAGATATTTCAATCTAAAGAGTATCGGAATTGCCCCTTCGACAAAATAAGAAGCGAATACCGGATAGCTTGCATCTTCTAAAATGAACGCTTCTTTAGGATTATAATTCTTAAAAAGATTATAATCCGTATATTGAGTTATGACTGGTCCGTAATTCGGATCCGCAGGCTCTTTTCCTTTAGCAACAAAAGAGAGGAAGTCTCCATTACCTGAAAATTGGGTGCCGATTTTTTCCGAGATATCTGGTAAGGATTTAAAATCGGTTTTGCAACGAAGAAGCAATTCGGTTGTTCCTAGTGTACCGGCCGAAACTACTACTCTTTTTCCGTCTGCAAAAGATGAAACGGTTTGGGAACCGCTAACATTTAAAAAATAAACGCGATAACCGAATTCTCCATGCTTAGTTTCGTCCTCCTCGCCCTTCGGTCCTAGCGGTATGATCTTTGTGACTATATGTTCCGTTCTGATTTCGGCTAGATGTTTATGTCGAGCTACGAATAAATAATTCAAATCGAGCGTATTCTTCGAGTGGGTATTACAGCCTACGTCACATTCGGCACAATAAGTGCATGAAGTTTGAATCGCTCCGTATTTATTCTTCTCTTGCACGCCAATCGGCGTCGGGTTTTTGAAGTCGTTACCGAAAAAGACGTTTATGTCCGCCAGCTCTGAATTTCTCCCTTCGGACTTTGCAAAGCGTTGATAAAGTTCGGTGCGTACGATTTTTCTCCGCGGCGTATCCGCTTTCGGAATCGGTCTCGAACCTAATACGGACTTAACGATCTTATAATACGGTCTTAAATTGGATTTTTTGCATGATTTAGGCCAGCGATCGTCAAAAATATTATCCGGAGGTTCCAGGAAGACGTTCGCGTATATCAGGGAGCCGCCGCCTAATCCGGCGGAAAGAACCACGTCTAACTTTGGATAGTTTCGGATATCGAATAGACCGGTGGATCGCTCGTTACTTTTTGAATTCCGGAATTTGCGCTTCTCTTCCGGAATATTCCAAAAGTTTTTAGACATGTCGTGAGGGGATCGGGGAAACGAGCCCATCGGATACTCTTTTCCTCTCTCCAATACGAGAACCTTCTTTCCCGGCCATTTTTTAGAAAGCCTACACGCATTAATAGCACCACCAAAGCCCGTGCCGATTATTATGGCTTCGTAATTCTTCAAAGTAAACTCCTCTCCGAATGGCTAAAAGTTTACTTATTTGCTTTATTTGTCCCACAAAAGCAATAATTAATTGATTTAATTACAATATTTTAATAACTTCACACACGAGAAAGTATGAGCCAAATTCGTTATATAGTAGTTTCTGATGTTCATTTTGGAGCTTATAATAGCCTCCTCACTAATATTGAGGAGGTCCCCGGAGCTACACCGAGTAAACGATTTCCGGTTAACGCGTTAAAAACTTCTCCCGCTCTCAAAAATCTAATGGAGAGCTTAAAAAAGATCGTCACTTCAGTTAACAAAATCGGTAAACCCCCCCAGTTTATCCTGCTGGGGGACATTCTTGAATTGGCATTGGGAGGGATGAACGACGCTGCTATGACTTTCGAGCGTTTTTTAGAATGTGCGTATACGACTGCGAAACCGATTTTTTCCGACCAACTATTATATATTCCAGGTAATCACGATCACCATCTCTGGGAGACTGCGAGAGAAAAACAGTACGTAGATTACATTGCTGCCCTGAAACCCCGCGACCATATAGCGGACTCTTGGCATACCACTAAGATGGTCGAACCGGATTTCATTCTTTCAGACCTACTTACCGGGATATTACGACGGAATCCCCGTTTGAAACAAGCTAAAGCTCTGATCGCTTATCCGAATTACGAAATTCGAACAAAGAGCAGCGGCAAATCAATTATACTGAGCCACGGAAATTTCTTAGAAAACATCTATTCGTTGATGAGTTCCATCCAAAGAGTACTTCTCCCGGAGATGGATGCAGTTACGAAATCAAAAGCGCCGGCTACTTTCTGGGTAAAGCTCAAAAATAAATTCCCATTTCAAAGCAAACCCGAGCCGAACAAGCCGGAATCAATCTACGATCTTGAGCGTGAGAACTTCGCTTGGATCGATTTCTTTTGGTCCACATTGGGCAGATCCGGTAAAGTAGGCAAAGGAATCGGGTTAGTTTATGATATGCTACAGGATTCGAAAGCGGTCGGCAGATTATCGGCAAACGTATCGGAATATCTACTTCGAAACCTGAGTATACTTCCTTTTCTGAAATCACTCGTCCGACACGCGTTATCTTTTTTTCTTCAAAGAATCATCCTTAAAGTCGGACAAAGCGAACGTGGAATGTCGGACGAGGTACTCAGCCAAGAAGTAATACAAAACCTTGACGTATACTTGGATACGGTTCTTCCGTATCAGTGGGGACTCGAAACGAAACGCGAGTTCCCGAAAGAATATTCTTTTATCTTCGGACACACTCATAAACCGTTCGAATCTTATTCTCGAGATCTAGGTTTAGATAAACGATCAGCTCGAATTTACAATACCGGAGGCTGGGTAGTGGATACGATTAAGGAAATGCGTTCCCACGGCGGAGCAATTCTCTTAATCGACGAAGAAATGAATATCGTTTCATTTCATGCTTATAAGGAAAGCGATCTAAAACCTTCCTTTCATCGGTTAAAAGACGACGCGAATCCTTTATATGATTCCTTAATTCAAAAGGTCGATCTTTCTTCCGGCATTTTCAAAAAACTTTCCGAGTCCTTTCATAAAGAAATCGAATTACGCAGAAAGATGTTAAAGACCCGAGTGGACGAGTAAAAGACCCGAATAATTTCTTATTCGGTCATTCTTCGAACTTCGGCTCATATTCGAATTTCGTCGCAGTCAAGTCGCGAAGCTCACCCGTAAAGCCTCTCGTTGAGAAGGTTGAAATAAAGAATTCTCGATAGAAAATAGATTAGAAAAGCTGAAATTCCGGAAATTTAACGGAAACCTCTCGCTTCCCAAGAACTTTCAATGAAGAACCATAACGAACTGGAAGAATTAAAGTGAAAATCAGTCATGTAATCCCCCCTGTCGTCGAAATTTTTAAGGGGGCTTCCGTCTCGCCGACATCACTCCTTTTTCGAATCACAGACTCGTAATAGGATTCGTAATCGGGAAAATTCGTCCCCATGATTCTATCCCAAAAATTAAAATACAAGCTATAGTTCCCGTGAAATTTCTGATGATGCATATTATGGTGAGACGACGTGTTGATCCATTTTAAGATCCGATGGCCGGCCCAACCCTGTGGAAAAAGTTCGTATCCTAGATGCCACCAAATATTCATTATCATTGCGTAAAACGTATGAAATAAAACTACGTAATAGTATACGGGTAAAAAACAAATGATAGGAACGATATAAACTCCCTCTAAAAACGCCTCCGCCCAATGAAAATTATAAGCTGCTAAAGGAGAAGGGTTTACGGATTTATGATGAACGGAATGAACATACGGATAAATGGATTTTAAATGGACCAATCGGTGCATCCAATAAAACCAAGTTTCATGCCAAATCGTAATGACTACGTACGTAAAAATCGCGTAGAACCAGCCGCCATGCAATGAAAAATCATAATATACCTTTCTTTGGAGGTAGCCTAGTCGGGACAGCGTAAAGACCGTAACGGAGATGGCGCAAAACATGAACAGAGTCACCGCGGATTGCTTTATTTCGAAAATAAGGCGTTCTTTTTTGGGGAACGTCGATTGTATGCGAAAACGTTGAAAATAACCTTTCTTCCAAACCCAGAATATTAAGAAAGCTAGACCCGCAATAGGATAATAGCGAACAAAATTCATCATCAGCTGATAAAGCGCAAATCCTCCGACGCAATCCCAACTCAGTTCGCAAGTAAACCTCATCGCGAAACCCCCCTGTATTTACGCTTTTATCTTAAGATAAAATCGACATTTCGTCTTCTGAAAAATCTTTCCGGAAATGAAGAAAGAGCCCCCGATTATTTGGCGCTCAAACGAATTCTCGGAATTCATTCTGTATGATTCGCCCTGATCGAGCTTCTCAATCATAACGCTAGAACTTAGAATGCTTTTGAAATTTTGATCCGTATTGGACGGTTAACTTGGAAATAAAAAAAGGAGGCTTCTGCCTCCTTTCATTGATTGGGATTTCTCGAACAAGTCGAGAGACATGCATTTCACACCCGGAAAAAAATCCGGGCCGTCAGTACTAAGAAATTTCTTACCAGCGGTAGTGGCTGAACGCCTTGTTTGCGTCCGCCATTTTGCGGATATCTTCCTTCTTCTTGATAGCGGAACCTGTGCCTTTTTGGGCTTCGATGAATTCTGCCGCTAACTTATTTGCCATTCCCTTTTCGTTTCTGTCTCTGGAATAACGAATGAGCCAGCGAATTCCCAGAGCCAATCGACGCTCGGGGCGAACTTCGATAGGAACTTGGTAAGTAACACCACCCACGCGGCGTGATTTTACTTCCACCTGTGGTTTTACGTTTTCGAGAGCTTCTTTAAAAGTTACATACGGATCATTTCCGGTCTTCTTCTGAATCAACTCGAGTGCGTCGTAAAATAGTCTCTCTGCTACGGATTTCTTTCCGTCTACCATAAGACAGTTAATGAATTTTGCAATATGAGCGTCGCTGTAAACCGAATCAGGCTGAATTTTGCGGGGCTCGACTTTTCCTCTTCTTCTGGACATTCCCTATCTCCCGTTACGCCTTAGGTTTTTTCGTTCCGTATTTAGAACGGCTTTTGCGACGTTTGTCGATACCAAGTGTGTCTAAGGTACCGCGGATAATATGATAACGAACCCCTGGTAAGTCTTTGACCCTTCCACCACGGATCAGAACAACGTTGTGTTCTTGCAAGTTATGTCCCTCACCAGGAATGTAAGCGGTTACTTCGATTCCGGTTGTAAGACGCACCCTTGCGACTTTTCTCATAGCTGAGTTCGGTTTTTTAGGAGTGAACGTAGTCACCCTTGTGCAAACCCCCCTACGTTGGGGGCTACTCTTAAGAGCAGGAGATTTAGATTTGTTCTTCTGTTTCTTCCTGCCGTGGCGTATAAGTTGGCTAATTGTAGGCATGAATCCCTTCTATTTTTAGGCGGGTGACGACCCGATTTTACCAGATCGTCAGTACCCGCTCTATTGTAAATCTCTTTAGTTCTCCGTATCTTCCGGTATCACTGGGGGAATCTCTTCCTCTTCCACTTCTATCGGTTGATCCAGGTCTCCGTACGTTTCCTTGAATACCGCTACGTCGCGATACTTTCTCATTCCGGTTCCTGCAGGAATCATATGACCGATGATCACATTTTCCTTAAGTCCCGCTAAGTTGTCCGTCTTTCCTTTGATTGCAGCGTCCGTCAAAACTTTGGTTGTCTCTTGGAACGAAGCAGCAGAGAAGAAAGATTCGGTATTTAAGGATGCCTTGGTTAATCCGAGAAGAATCGGGACCGATTGTGCCGGAGAACCGCCTTCCGCTATGACTCGTCTATTTTCTTCAACGAACATAAAACGATCCACTTGCTGTTGGCTCACGAAAGATGTGTCCCCCGAATCCGTAATCAAAACCTTCCGCATCATCTGACGAACTACGACCTCGATATGCTTATCGTTGATATGCACCCCTTGGAGGCGGTAGACTTCCTGAACTTCCTGAACCAGATATACTTGAAGGGCCGTAACTCCCTTAACTCGAAGAATATCGTGCGGATCCAGA from Leptospira fainei serovar Hurstbridge str. BUT 6 includes the following:
- a CDS encoding GMC oxidoreductase, encoding MKNYEAIIIGTGFGGAINACRLSKKWPGKKVLVLERGKEYPMGSFPRSPHDMSKNFWNIPEEKRKFRNSKSNERSTGLFDIRNYPKLDVVLSAGLGGGSLIYANVFLEPPDNIFDDRWPKSCKKSNLRPYYKIVKSVLGSRPIPKADTPRRKIVRTELYQRFAKSEGRNSELADINVFFGNDFKNPTPIGVQEKNKYGAIQTSCTYCAECDVGCNTHSKNTLDLNYLFVARHKHLAEIRTEHIVTKIIPLGPKGEEDETKHGEFGYRVYFLNVSGSQTVSSFADGKRVVVSAGTLGTTELLLRCKTDFKSLPDISEKIGTQFSGNGDFLSFVAKGKEPADPNYGPVITQYTDYNLFKNYNPKEAFILEDASYPVFASYFVEGAIPILFRLKYLFFIMGQLIRRVLDGKIFGKIGFLLGESLKGNLSYSSLVLLCMGIDSADGRMYLDRKKNFQISWPQKKNMHLYDSIMDANRKFYEYAKGEARFAMPTWAWPIRNNVSVHPLGGCILGDSVKEGVCSADPKLFGQVFNYQNLYVADGSLVPTAIGANPSMTISALSERVAEGITGRKPDIKLA
- a CDS encoding metallophosphoesterase yields the protein MSQIRYIVVSDVHFGAYNSLLTNIEEVPGATPSKRFPVNALKTSPALKNLMESLKKIVTSVNKIGKPPQFILLGDILELALGGMNDAAMTFERFLECAYTTAKPIFSDQLLYIPGNHDHHLWETAREKQYVDYIAALKPRDHIADSWHTTKMVEPDFILSDLLTGILRRNPRLKQAKALIAYPNYEIRTKSSGKSIILSHGNFLENIYSLMSSIQRVLLPEMDAVTKSKAPATFWVKLKNKFPFQSKPEPNKPESIYDLERENFAWIDFFWSTLGRSGKVGKGIGLVYDMLQDSKAVGRLSANVSEYLLRNLSILPFLKSLVRHALSFFLQRIILKVGQSERGMSDEVLSQEVIQNLDVYLDTVLPYQWGLETKREFPKEYSFIFGHTHKPFESYSRDLGLDKRSARIYNTGGWVVDTIKEMRSHGGAILLIDEEMNIVSFHAYKESDLKPSFHRLKDDANPLYDSLIQKVDLSSGIFKKLSESFHKEIELRRKMLKTRVDE
- a CDS encoding sterol desaturase family protein; this translates as MRFTCELSWDCVGGFALYQLMMNFVRYYPIAGLAFLIFWVWKKGYFQRFRIQSTFPKKERLIFEIKQSAVTLFMFCAISVTVFTLSRLGYLQRKVYYDFSLHGGWFYAIFTYVVITIWHETWFYWMHRLVHLKSIYPYVHSVHHKSVNPSPLAAYNFHWAEAFLEGVYIVPIICFLPVYYYVVLFHTFYAMIMNIWWHLGYELFPQGWAGHRILKWINTSSHHNMHHQKFHGNYSLYFNFWDRIMGTNFPDYESYYESVIRKRSDVGETEAPLKISTTGGIT
- the rpsG gene encoding 30S ribosomal protein S7, which produces MSRRRGKVEPRKIQPDSVYSDAHIAKFINCLMVDGKKSVAERLFYDALELIQKKTGNDPYVTFKEALENVKPQVEVKSRRVGGVTYQVPIEVRPERRLALGIRWLIRYSRDRNEKGMANKLAAEFIEAQKGTGSAIKKKEDIRKMADANKAFSHYRW
- the rpsL gene encoding 30S ribosomal protein S12, whose product is MPTISQLIRHGRKKQKNKSKSPALKSSPQRRGVCTRVTTFTPKKPNSAMRKVARVRLTTGIEVTAYIPGEGHNLQEHNVVLIRGGRVKDLPGVRYHIIRGTLDTLGIDKRRKSRSKYGTKKPKA